A genomic region of Planococcus kocurii contains the following coding sequences:
- a CDS encoding bifunctional metallophosphatase/5'-nucleotidase — MSETIHIYHTNDLHSHFTNWPQIKSFLAERKRWHEEEGDVCLILDIGDHVDRSHPYTEGTAGKGNVQLLNEAQYDAVTIGNNEGITLSKEELADLYVQADFKVVVSNLFDLRGNRPQWAKPYHIIRTTNGKRIGLVGATAEFTPFYHKLGWRLTDAKESIIQAVKEIEEHTDLIICLSHLGIKEDELLADLCPQINIILGAHTHHVFHEGKWQGDTLLGAAGKFGVYVGHIAVAEAFEKTTAQLVEVSRLREEQEGFDERLIEQGKIQMNELVFHSDKTLKAEWFKDSELATLFGQALIEFTEADCALFNAGIFMEDMAKGAMTRYNFHQMLPHPINPCLVELSGAELKEIYLQSLNSEWPQLELKGMGFRGAVFGKMIHLNMEIINHRFYINGQLAVHDQTYRLVTLDMLTFGYFFPSLKRAAKTYFMPEFLRDVFSEYFHSKALK, encoded by the coding sequence ATGAGTGAAACTATTCATATTTATCATACAAATGATTTGCATAGCCATTTTACAAATTGGCCACAGATTAAATCGTTTTTAGCTGAACGAAAAAGATGGCACGAAGAAGAAGGCGACGTCTGTCTTATTTTAGATATTGGTGACCATGTTGATCGTTCGCATCCTTATACAGAAGGCACAGCAGGCAAAGGCAATGTGCAATTACTAAACGAAGCGCAATACGATGCTGTGACGATTGGCAATAACGAAGGCATTACACTGTCAAAAGAAGAGCTTGCTGATTTGTATGTTCAAGCCGATTTTAAAGTGGTGGTGTCAAATTTATTTGATTTGCGTGGCAATCGACCTCAATGGGCTAAGCCCTATCATATTATCCGTACAACAAACGGAAAACGGATTGGATTAGTGGGTGCAACCGCAGAGTTTACGCCTTTTTATCATAAACTGGGTTGGCGACTTACAGATGCCAAAGAATCTATTATTCAAGCAGTAAAAGAAATTGAAGAACACACGGATTTAATTATTTGCTTATCACATCTTGGCATTAAAGAAGACGAGTTATTGGCGGATCTTTGTCCACAAATCAATATTATTTTGGGGGCACATACGCATCATGTTTTTCATGAAGGCAAATGGCAAGGGGACACTTTGCTAGGTGCTGCAGGAAAATTCGGTGTTTACGTTGGTCATATTGCTGTAGCAGAAGCATTTGAAAAAACCACTGCGCAACTCGTTGAAGTGTCTCGGTTACGCGAAGAACAAGAAGGATTTGATGAACGGCTAATCGAGCAGGGAAAAATACAAATGAACGAGTTAGTTTTTCATAGCGACAAGACGCTAAAAGCAGAGTGGTTTAAAGATTCAGAGCTGGCAACTTTGTTTGGACAAGCGCTGATTGAATTTACAGAAGCCGATTGTGCGTTATTTAATGCCGGAATATTTATGGAAGATATGGCAAAAGGTGCGATGACTCGCTACAACTTTCATCAAATGCTGCCTCATCCAATCAACCCTTGTCTTGTCGAGCTAAGCGGAGCCGAGTTAAAAGAGATTTATTTGCAGTCTTTGAACTCAGAATGGCCACAGCTCGAGTTAAAAGGAATGGGATTCCGTGGCGCGGTGTTTGGCAAGATGATTCATTTGAATATGGAAATTATAAATCACCGGTTTTATATCAATGGGCAACTAGCAGTGCACGATCAAACTTACCGATTGGTTACGTTAGACATGTTAACGTTTGGCTACTTTTTTCCAAGCTTGAAAAGAGCGGCTAAGACATATTTTATGCCAGAGTTTCTGCGTGATGTGTTTAGCGAGTATTTTCATAGCAAAGCCTTGAAGTAG
- a CDS encoding sulfite exporter TauE/SafE family protein, translated as MVFIVMALVGVASGIVGALIGLGGGVILVPALLFLGTSFAFFPDLSPQKIVGLSVIMMIFTGLSSTLAYMKVRTVDYKSGLIFFAGSAPGTIIGAFVNKNLDLPSFNLYFGILLVFLSLLLLLRDRLKAVRWFVDNGRKTTFIDNQNKEYIYGYPIWFALLLTFFVGVASGLFGIGGGSIIVPAMILLFLFPPHVAIGTSMFMVFLSALVNSVTHISLGNVPWIYTLAVVPGAYMGAKIGAKLNKRLNSEMLVTILRIVLLILGLRSIYEGIFSS; from the coding sequence ATGGTTTTTATCGTTATGGCACTTGTCGGAGTGGCTTCTGGCATAGTGGGTGCATTGATAGGGCTTGGTGGTGGCGTTATACTGGTTCCAGCTTTACTTTTTCTAGGCACCAGTTTTGCGTTTTTTCCGGACCTTTCGCCTCAGAAAATTGTTGGCTTATCAGTCATCATGATGATTTTCACAGGCTTGTCTTCAACTTTAGCTTATATGAAAGTTCGAACAGTCGATTATAAAAGCGGACTTATTTTCTTTGCAGGAAGTGCACCCGGTACAATCATTGGTGCTTTTGTTAATAAAAACTTGGATTTGCCGTCATTCAATCTGTATTTCGGAATTCTTCTCGTTTTTCTATCGCTGCTTTTACTGTTGCGCGACCGGCTCAAAGCGGTTCGCTGGTTCGTGGACAACGGTCGTAAAACAACGTTTATAGACAATCAAAATAAAGAATATATTTATGGTTATCCAATTTGGTTTGCCTTGTTATTAACTTTTTTTGTTGGAGTGGCTTCAGGGTTGTTCGGTATCGGTGGTGGCTCAATTATCGTGCCTGCGATGATTTTATTGTTCTTATTCCCACCACATGTAGCCATTGGGACGTCTATGTTTATGGTGTTTTTATCAGCACTTGTCAACTCCGTTACCCATATCTCATTAGGAAACGTGCCATGGATTTATACGCTAGCCGTTGTTCCAGGTGCATACATGGGTGCGAAAATAGGTGCGAAGTTAAACAAGCGCCTGAATTCGGAAATGCTGGTGACCATTTTGCGTATTGTCCTTTTGATTCTCGGGTTGCGATCGATTTATGAAGGAATATTTAGTTCTTAA
- a CDS encoding DUF72 domain-containing protein, with protein sequence MIYVGLTGWGDHPDVYSPGSKKTDKLIDYSAHFPIVELDSSFYAVQPEKNIRKWMEETPEPFQFVVKAYQGMTGHLRGENPFDSRDDMFEAFKKSIRPLKEAGKLAMVLLQFPPWFDCQKDNVDQLREITGRLKEFDLAIEFRHQSWYANGMSEKTVDFLRDNQLIHTVCDEPQAGDGSIPLVPISSRTDKVLLRIHGRNVHGWLNPGHGQNWREVRYLYDYNKEELGEISRAVNLLAQTAETVYVIFNNNSGGHAAGDAKEFQNMNDLSFDGLSPKQMDLFEGGF encoded by the coding sequence ATGATTTATGTAGGTTTGACGGGGTGGGGAGACCATCCAGATGTCTATAGCCCTGGCTCAAAGAAAACAGATAAATTGATCGATTACAGTGCTCATTTTCCAATTGTAGAATTGGATTCCTCCTTTTATGCAGTTCAGCCGGAAAAAAATATTCGGAAGTGGATGGAAGAAACGCCAGAGCCGTTTCAGTTTGTAGTAAAAGCTTATCAAGGAATGACAGGACATCTGCGTGGAGAAAATCCATTTGACTCACGCGATGACATGTTTGAAGCGTTTAAAAAATCCATTCGCCCATTAAAAGAAGCTGGGAAACTGGCAATGGTACTGCTTCAGTTTCCGCCGTGGTTTGATTGCCAAAAAGACAATGTCGATCAACTTCGAGAGATTACCGGGCGTTTAAAAGAATTTGATCTGGCAATCGAATTTCGTCATCAATCCTGGTATGCCAATGGGATGAGTGAAAAAACCGTGGACTTCTTACGGGATAATCAGTTGATTCACACAGTGTGTGACGAACCGCAGGCAGGAGATGGCTCAATTCCACTGGTTCCAATTTCTTCAAGAACAGACAAAGTGCTACTTCGTATTCACGGTCGCAATGTTCATGGCTGGCTAAATCCAGGGCATGGACAAAACTGGCGGGAAGTTCGTTATCTCTATGATTATAATAAAGAAGAACTGGGCGAAATCAGTCGTGCTGTAAACCTATTGGCGCAAACAGCAGAAACGGTCTACGTGATTTTTAATAATAACTCAGGAGGCCATGCAGCAGGTGACGCTAAAGAGTTCCAGAATATGAATGATTTATCATTTGACGGGCTTTCACCAAAGCAAATGGATTTATTTGAAGGAGGATTTTAA
- the sufB gene encoding Fe-S cluster assembly protein SufB, whose product MAKKMPEIGDYKYGFHDKDVSVFRSKRGLTEDIVREISKIKDEPEWMLKSRLKALKLFYSMPMPQWGGDLGSLNFDEITYYVKPSEASQTSWDEVPEEIKRTFDKLGIPEAEQKYLAGVSAQYESEVVYHNMKVELEDMGIIFKDTGSALRENEDLFKEYWQSVIPAADNKFAALNTAVWSGGSFIYVPKGIKVESPLQAYFRINSENMGQFERTLIIVDEGASVHYVEGCTAPVYTTNSLHSAVVEIIVKKDAYCRYTTIQNWANNVFNLVTKRAFVDANGTMEWIDGNIGSKLTMKYPAIYLKGEGARGMTLSIAIAGKGQHQDAGAKMIHLAPNTSSSIVSKSISKQGGKVSYRGIVHFGRKADGARSNIECDTLIMDNQSTSDTIPYNEILNDNVSLEHEAKVSKVSEEQLFYLMSRGVSEQEATEMIVMGFIEPFTKELPMEYAVEMNRLIKFEMEGSIG is encoded by the coding sequence ATGGCGAAAAAAATGCCGGAAATCGGTGATTATAAATATGGGTTCCACGACAAAGATGTATCAGTTTTTAGATCTAAACGTGGCCTGACTGAAGATATTGTAAGAGAAATTTCAAAAATTAAAGATGAGCCAGAATGGATGTTAAAATCCCGTCTGAAAGCATTAAAATTGTTTTATTCAATGCCAATGCCACAATGGGGCGGCGATTTAGGTTCACTAAACTTTGATGAAATTACGTATTACGTAAAACCATCAGAAGCGAGCCAAACTTCATGGGATGAAGTTCCTGAAGAAATCAAACGCACATTCGATAAATTAGGTATTCCAGAAGCAGAGCAAAAGTATTTGGCTGGTGTTTCGGCTCAGTACGAATCTGAAGTTGTTTACCACAACATGAAAGTTGAATTGGAAGACATGGGGATTATCTTTAAAGATACCGGTTCTGCTCTTCGTGAAAACGAAGACCTTTTCAAAGAATATTGGCAGTCAGTAATTCCAGCAGCAGATAATAAGTTTGCAGCGTTGAATACGGCAGTTTGGTCTGGTGGATCATTTATTTACGTGCCAAAAGGCATTAAAGTAGAATCTCCACTTCAAGCTTATTTCCGTATCAACTCGGAAAACATGGGCCAATTTGAGCGTACATTAATTATCGTTGATGAAGGCGCAAGCGTTCATTATGTAGAGGGCTGTACAGCTCCTGTTTACACAACGAATTCACTTCACTCTGCTGTTGTTGAAATTATTGTGAAAAAAGATGCTTATTGCCGTTATACGACAATTCAAAACTGGGCAAACAATGTCTTTAACCTTGTAACAAAGCGTGCATTTGTTGACGCGAACGGAACAATGGAATGGATTGATGGCAACATCGGTTCGAAATTGACAATGAAATACCCAGCTATTTACTTGAAAGGTGAAGGCGCACGCGGCATGACTTTGTCGATTGCAATCGCTGGTAAAGGACAGCATCAAGACGCTGGAGCGAAAATGATTCACTTGGCTCCAAATACATCTTCATCGATTGTTTCGAAATCAATTTCAAAACAAGGCGGGAAAGTTTCGTATCGCGGAATCGTTCATTTTGGACGTAAAGCGGACGGCGCACGTTCAAACATTGAATGTGATACGTTAATTATGGACAATCAGTCAACTTCTGATACAATTCCATACAACGAAATTTTAAACGATAACGTTTCTTTGGAGCACGAAGCGAAAGTTTCAAAAGTATCTGAAGAGCAATTGTTCTACTTGATGAGCCGTGGTGTTTCTGAGCAAGAAGCAACAGAAATGATCGTAATGGGCTTTATCGAACCATTCACGAAAGAACTTCCAATGGAATATGCGGTAGAAATGAACCGTTTAATCAAGTTCGAAATGGAAGGCTCGATCGGTTAA
- the sufU gene encoding Fe-S cluster assembly sulfur transfer protein SufU, which translates to MSSNNLDQLYRRVIMDHYKTPRNKGTLENDSVSIEMNNPTCGDRIQLTLQVEDGIVKDAKFDGEGCSISMASASMMTQAVKGQEIDTALKLSSIFSDMMLGKEYDDSIDLGDIEALQGVSQFPARIKCATLAWKAMEKGVQNEEKS; encoded by the coding sequence ATGTCTTCTAATAATTTAGATCAATTATACCGACGTGTTATTATGGACCATTATAAAACGCCCCGCAACAAAGGAACGCTTGAAAATGATAGCGTTAGTATTGAAATGAACAATCCGACCTGTGGAGATCGCATCCAATTGACTTTGCAGGTCGAAGACGGCATTGTCAAAGATGCGAAGTTTGACGGTGAAGGATGTTCGATTTCAATGGCTTCTGCTTCAATGATGACGCAAGCTGTCAAAGGGCAAGAAATTGATACGGCATTAAAACTTTCCAGCATTTTTTCAGATATGATGCTTGGCAAAGAGTACGATGATTCGATTGATCTTGGTGACATTGAAGCATTGCAAGGCGTCTCTCAGTTTCCAGCCCGTATCAAATGTGCGACTTTGGCATGGAAAGCCATGGAAAAAGGCGTGCAAAACGAAGAAAAATCGTAA
- a CDS encoding cysteine desulfurase has translation MINQEIKSYFPILNQEINGHPLIYLDSAATSQKPIQVIEALKNYYELDNANVHRGVHTLGNRATEHYEGAREKVRKFINANSMEEIIFLRGTTTAMNLIAQSYGRANVQEGDEIVITYMEHHSNIIPWQQLAKERGAILKYVELEKDGTISLEQVRAVVTERTKIVSMVYVSNVLGTMNPVKEVAQIAHENGAVMVVDGAQAAPHLKIDVQQLDCDFFAFSGHKMCGPTGIGVLYGKKELLNNMEPVEFGGEMIDFVGLYDSTWKELPWKFEGGTPIIAGAVGLGAAIDFLNEIGLDEIEKHEHQMAAYAMEKMSLIEGLAIYGPTDPQKRAGIVTFNLNDVHPHDVATVLDMSGIAVRAGHHCAQPLMKWLEVSATARASFYLYNSESDVDRLVEGLRSAKEYFNDVF, from the coding sequence ATGATCAACCAAGAGATAAAAAGCTATTTTCCAATACTCAACCAAGAAATAAATGGTCACCCACTGATTTATCTGGATAGTGCTGCTACTTCACAAAAGCCGATTCAAGTAATTGAAGCATTAAAAAATTATTATGAATTGGATAATGCCAACGTGCACCGAGGCGTTCACACACTCGGGAATCGCGCAACCGAACACTATGAAGGCGCACGCGAAAAAGTCCGGAAATTCATCAACGCTAATTCGATGGAAGAAATTATTTTCCTGCGAGGAACGACAACTGCCATGAACCTCATTGCGCAAAGCTACGGAAGAGCCAATGTCCAAGAAGGCGATGAAATTGTCATTACTTATATGGAACACCATTCTAATATTATTCCATGGCAGCAATTGGCTAAAGAACGCGGCGCCATTTTAAAATACGTTGAACTTGAAAAAGATGGCACGATTTCCTTGGAGCAGGTCCGTGCAGTTGTAACAGAGCGAACTAAAATCGTTTCGATGGTTTATGTTTCGAATGTTCTTGGCACGATGAATCCAGTGAAAGAAGTTGCACAGATTGCTCATGAAAATGGTGCAGTGATGGTTGTTGATGGTGCTCAAGCAGCGCCGCATTTGAAAATAGATGTTCAGCAACTTGACTGTGATTTCTTTGCATTTTCGGGTCATAAAATGTGTGGCCCTACTGGAATTGGCGTTCTTTACGGCAAGAAAGAGTTATTAAATAATATGGAACCGGTCGAATTTGGTGGAGAAATGATCGATTTCGTTGGGTTATACGATTCGACATGGAAAGAGTTGCCTTGGAAATTTGAAGGCGGTACACCCATTATTGCAGGTGCTGTTGGACTAGGTGCGGCAATCGATTTTCTCAATGAAATCGGCTTAGATGAAATTGAAAAGCATGAACATCAAATGGCTGCTTACGCAATGGAAAAAATGAGCTTGATTGAAGGATTGGCTATTTACGGTCCAACTGATCCACAAAAACGGGCAGGGATTGTCACATTCAATCTGAATGATGTTCACCCACATGATGTTGCAACTGTTCTTGACATGAGCGGCATTGCGGTGCGCGCTGGTCATCACTGTGCGCAACCTTTAATGAAATGGCTGGAAGTTTCAGCTACAGCACGCGCGAGCTTCTACCTATACAATAGCGAGTCAGATGTTGACCGTTTGGTAGAAGGTCTGCGTTCGGCAAAGGAGTATTTCAACGATGTCTTCTAA
- the sufD gene encoding Fe-S cluster assembly protein SufD: MTVETNLKMTEQDVRSFSEMNGEPSWFTELRLRSFGEAQSLPLPKPDKTKILSWNFTDFPVHTVESAKFDSLEDLTEDVKAIVDLEQKNLYIQHNNTPAFSRVSDELAAQGVILTDIFTALREHGDLVKKYFMTKGVKTDEHKLTALNAALMNGGAFLYVPKNVVVEEPVQVVFYHDDAEASLFNHVIVVADTSSKVTYVENYYSTVPHANGSANIVSEVFAEDNAQITYGAVDTLAEGFITYVNRRGVVARDARIEWALGMMNDSDTISENTTHLIGDNSFGDTKSVVVGRGSQKQNFTTQVVHWGKDSEGFILKHGVMKDSSSAIFNGIGKIEHGATRSNAVQESRVLMLSEKARGDANPILLIDEDDVTAGHAASVGRVDPLQLYYLMSRGITKQEAERLVIHGFLAPVVRVLPIEGVKKQLTEVIERKVR, encoded by the coding sequence ATGACGGTTGAAACAAATTTAAAAATGACCGAGCAGGATGTGCGCTCTTTTTCAGAAATGAATGGTGAACCTTCATGGTTTACTGAGCTTCGTCTTCGTTCGTTTGGGGAAGCGCAAAGCTTGCCATTGCCAAAACCAGATAAAACAAAAATTCTTAGCTGGAACTTTACAGATTTCCCAGTACACACGGTTGAAAGTGCAAAGTTCGATTCACTTGAAGATTTAACAGAAGATGTTAAAGCAATCGTAGATTTAGAGCAAAAAAACCTTTATATCCAACACAACAACACACCTGCATTTTCACGTGTTTCTGATGAACTTGCGGCACAAGGTGTTATTTTGACGGATATTTTTACAGCTCTACGTGAACATGGCGATTTGGTTAAGAAATACTTTATGACTAAAGGCGTGAAAACGGACGAGCATAAATTGACAGCGTTAAATGCTGCATTGATGAACGGCGGAGCATTCCTTTATGTTCCGAAAAACGTTGTTGTAGAAGAACCTGTACAGGTAGTTTTCTATCATGATGATGCAGAAGCGTCATTGTTTAACCACGTTATCGTTGTTGCAGATACAAGCAGTAAAGTAACTTATGTGGAAAACTATTACTCAACAGTTCCACATGCGAACGGCTCGGCAAACATCGTGTCAGAAGTTTTTGCTGAAGATAACGCACAAATTACGTACGGCGCTGTAGACACATTAGCAGAAGGCTTTATTACGTATGTAAACCGTCGCGGTGTTGTAGCACGTGATGCACGTATTGAATGGGCTTTAGGCATGATGAATGATAGCGATACAATTTCTGAAAACACAACGCACTTGATCGGCGATAATTCTTTTGGTGATACGAAAAGTGTAGTCGTTGGACGAGGATCGCAAAAACAAAACTTTACAACGCAAGTTGTTCATTGGGGCAAAGATTCTGAAGGTTTCATTTTGAAACATGGTGTTATGAAAGATTCGTCTTCTGCTATCTTTAACGGCATTGGTAAAATCGAACACGGTGCGACAAGATCTAACGCAGTACAGGAATCACGTGTATTGATGTTAAGTGAAAAAGCACGTGGCGACGCTAACCCGATTCTGTTAATCGACGAAGACGATGTAACAGCAGGACATGCGGCATCAGTTGGACGCGTAGATCCGCTTCAATTGTATTACTTGATGAGCCGCGGTATTACAAAACAGGAAGCTGAACGTCTTGTTATTCACGGTTTCTTGGCACCGGTTGTCCGTGTATTGCCAATCGAAGGCGTTAAAAAGCAATTGACGGAGGTTATCGAAAGGAAAGTCCGCTAA
- the sufC gene encoding Fe-S cluster assembly ATPase SufC — protein sequence MYMSTLVIKDLHVKIEDKEILKGVDLTINTGEIHAIMGPNGTGKSTLASAIMGHPKYEVTQGTITLDGEDVLEMEVDERARAGLFLGMQYPSEISGVTNADFMRSAMNARREEGSEISLMKFIRELDSKMEVLDMEQEMAQRYLNEGFSGGEKKRNEILQLMMIKPKIAVLDEIDSGLDIDALKVVSDGINQMRSENFGCLIITHYQRLLNYITPDHVHVMMQGRVVKSGGEELSLKLESEGYDWIKAELGIEDETVGQA from the coding sequence ATTTACATGTCAACTTTGGTCATTAAAGATTTACACGTTAAAATCGAAGACAAAGAGATTTTAAAGGGTGTAGACTTAACAATTAATACAGGTGAAATTCACGCAATTATGGGGCCTAACGGTACGGGTAAATCAACACTAGCGTCAGCTATTATGGGTCATCCTAAATATGAAGTAACTCAAGGAACAATTACACTTGACGGCGAAGACGTTCTAGAGATGGAAGTTGACGAACGCGCTCGTGCAGGTCTTTTCCTAGGAATGCAATACCCAAGCGAAATTTCTGGCGTAACAAACGCAGACTTTATGCGTTCTGCAATGAACGCTCGTCGCGAAGAAGGATCTGAAATTTCATTGATGAAATTTATTCGTGAACTAGACAGCAAAATGGAAGTTCTGGATATGGAACAAGAAATGGCGCAACGTTACTTGAACGAAGGTTTTTCAGGCGGAGAAAAGAAACGTAATGAAATTTTACAACTTATGATGATCAAACCTAAAATCGCTGTTCTAGACGAAATTGACTCTGGACTTGATATTGATGCATTAAAAGTTGTTTCAGATGGCATTAACCAAATGAGAAGCGAAAATTTTGGTTGCCTGATTATCACTCACTATCAGCGTCTACTAAACTACATTACGCCTGATCATGTTCACGTTATGATGCAAGGCCGCGTCGTTAAATCAGGCGGAGAAGAACTTTCTCTTAAACTCGAGTCTGAAGGATATGACTGGATCAAAGCTGAACTTGGCATTGAAGACGAGACTGTAGGACAAGCATAA
- a CDS encoding dicarboxylate/amino acid:cation symporter gives MKFNFGLLPRIVVAIVLGVLIGLVAPKEIVRVFATFTTIFGNFLNFVVPLIILGFIAPGIAKLGKGSGKLLGMATVVAYASTIAAGILAFFVATTVLPNFMKAGSLSSMEDPEHALATSFIALDMAPVFGVMSALILAFLLGIGMASTGSKTMVSFFDEFQAIIEKTISYIIIPLLPFHIFGIFANMAYGGAVFEILSLFAVVFVMIIILHWTMLLLQYSAAGALKGKNPLSILKTMMPAYFTALGTQSSAATIPVTLRQARKSGANERVTDFTVPLFATIHLSGSTITLVSCAIGVLLLTGGAPTFSSFFPFILMLGVTMIAAPGVPGGAVMAAIGLLQSMLGFDATMVALMIALYMAQDSFGTAANVTGDGALAHIVDRFTNGQKSLQ, from the coding sequence ATGAAGTTCAATTTTGGTTTATTGCCTCGAATAGTGGTGGCAATCGTTCTAGGGGTACTTATTGGGTTAGTAGCACCAAAAGAAATAGTGAGAGTATTTGCGACGTTTACAACGATTTTCGGTAACTTTTTAAACTTTGTTGTGCCGCTAATCATTCTTGGGTTCATTGCACCGGGAATTGCCAAACTAGGGAAAGGTTCTGGTAAGCTATTGGGGATGGCTACAGTTGTTGCATACGCTTCCACCATTGCGGCAGGAATCTTAGCGTTCTTCGTGGCGACGACAGTTCTGCCTAACTTTATGAAAGCGGGTTCTTTAAGCAGTATGGAAGATCCAGAGCATGCTTTAGCGACTTCGTTTATCGCACTCGATATGGCACCTGTTTTTGGTGTTATGTCCGCATTGATCTTGGCTTTTTTACTAGGTATTGGCATGGCTTCTACAGGAAGCAAAACAATGGTATCGTTTTTTGATGAATTTCAGGCAATTATTGAGAAAACAATTTCTTACATTATTATTCCTCTGTTACCGTTTCATATTTTTGGTATATTTGCCAATATGGCGTACGGCGGAGCGGTATTTGAAATTTTGTCGTTGTTTGCCGTCGTCTTTGTGATGATTATCATACTTCACTGGACAATGCTGTTGCTGCAATATTCGGCAGCTGGTGCATTAAAAGGGAAGAATCCATTATCGATTTTAAAAACGATGATGCCTGCTTATTTTACAGCACTTGGAACGCAGTCTTCTGCAGCAACCATCCCCGTCACATTGCGTCAAGCACGCAAGTCGGGAGCTAACGAACGCGTAACAGACTTTACCGTTCCATTGTTTGCAACTATCCATTTATCAGGCAGTACTATTACATTAGTGTCCTGTGCAATCGGCGTATTATTACTAACAGGTGGAGCGCCGACATTTAGCAGCTTCTTTCCATTCATTTTAATGTTGGGTGTTACGATGATTGCAGCACCAGGCGTACCAGGTGGAGCTGTTATGGCAGCGATTGGTTTACTGCAAAGTATGCTAGGATTTGATGCAACAATGGTAGCATTAATGATCGCACTTTATATGGCGCAAGATAGCTTTGGTACTGCAGCAAATGTTACCGGAGATGGTGCTTTAGCACACATCGTCGACCGTTTCACAAATGGTCAAAAAAGTTTACAATAG
- a CDS encoding MetQ/NlpA family ABC transporter substrate-binding protein — MKKFVVGTALTALVLAGCGNGGASEEESKTLRIGASNVPHAEILEQAKPLLEEQGIELEVETYQDYILPNKDLESGEIDANYFQTIPYLETQIADNGYEFENAGGIHIEPIGVYSQKYASLDELPQDATILMSNSVSEQGRILSLLEVEGLITLAEGVDKTSAEVSDIVENPKNLQLEPDYEAALLVQLYESGEGDAVLINSNYAIDAGISPLEDSIAIESSDSPYVNIITVRAGDEDNENVKALVEVLQSQEIQDFILEEWGGSVVPVD; from the coding sequence ATGAAGAAATTTGTAGTAGGAACAGCGTTAACGGCATTGGTACTCGCAGGATGTGGAAATGGTGGAGCAAGTGAAGAAGAGTCTAAGACATTACGCATAGGCGCTTCTAACGTACCGCATGCTGAAATTTTAGAACAAGCGAAGCCCCTTTTAGAAGAGCAAGGAATTGAACTTGAAGTTGAAACGTATCAAGACTATATTTTGCCAAACAAAGATTTAGAGTCTGGTGAAATTGATGCCAACTATTTCCAAACTATTCCTTACTTAGAAACTCAAATAGCTGATAATGGTTATGAGTTTGAAAATGCTGGAGGGATTCACATTGAACCAATCGGTGTTTATTCACAAAAATATGCTTCTCTTGATGAACTACCACAGGATGCAACCATTTTGATGAGCAACTCGGTATCGGAGCAGGGTCGTATTTTATCGCTGCTTGAGGTAGAAGGCTTAATCACATTGGCAGAAGGTGTAGATAAAACATCGGCTGAAGTGAGTGATATTGTTGAAAATCCGAAAAATTTACAGCTTGAGCCAGACTATGAAGCAGCTTTACTTGTTCAATTATATGAATCAGGTGAGGGAGATGCAGTCTTGATCAACTCCAACTATGCGATTGATGCTGGCATCAGCCCTCTAGAAGATTCAATTGCAATAGAATCATCTGATTCGCCATACGTAAATATTATTACCGTGCGTGCAGGTGATGAAGATAACGAAAATGTGAAAGCTTTAGTTGAAGTATTACAATCCCAGGAAATCCAAGACTTTATTTTAGAAGAATGGGGCGGCTCAGTAGTACCGGTAGATTGA